Proteins encoded within one genomic window of Synergistaceae bacterium:
- a CDS encoding type II toxin-antitoxin system RelE/ParE family toxin, which yields MISAKPQTIVLQEREFKVAYKKLHQNQKKAVNTAILEIVGNPLAGVEKKGDLKGVYVYKFKCLDRIFLLAYQWDPLTRILLALGVHENFYRDMKRNL from the coding sequence ATGATCTCTGCGAAACCACAAACCATCGTTCTTCAGGAACGAGAGTTCAAGGTCGCGTACAAGAAGCTCCATCAGAACCAAAAGAAAGCGGTGAACACCGCGATACTCGAAATCGTAGGCAATCCATTGGCAGGCGTCGAGAAAAAAGGCGATCTTAAGGGCGTCTACGTATATAAATTCAAATGTCTCGACAGGATTTTTCTGCTGGCCTATCAATGGGATCCCCTTACGAGGATACTTCTCGCTCTTGGCGTTCACGAAAATTTCTACCGAGATATGAAGCGAAACTTGTAA
- a CDS encoding type II toxin-antitoxin system Phd/YefM family antitoxin, which yields MSRITATEARKRLFQLLDEVAESHVPVRIAGRRNTAVLVGESDWRAIEETLFLCGIPGMRESIVDGMATPIEDCSEDVEW from the coding sequence ATGAGCCGTATTACGGCGACCGAGGCCCGCAAGCGTCTCTTTCAGCTTCTTGACGAGGTGGCGGAGTCTCACGTTCCTGTGCGCATCGCGGGAAGGCGCAATACGGCGGTTCTGGTGGGGGAGTCTGACTGGAGGGCCATCGAGGAGACTCTCTTTCTCTGCGGTATCCCCGGAATGCGCGAATCAATCGTAGACGGTATGGCGACTCCGATCGAGGATTGTTCAGAGGATGTCGAATGGTAG
- a CDS encoding Txe/YoeB family addiction module toxin: MPWRVVFTKAARKDAEKLLSAGLKPKAELLIAILREDPFQSPHPFEKLVGSLSGAYSRRINICHRLVYQVIETERTVKVLRMWSHYE, translated from the coding sequence GTGCCTTGGAGGGTCGTCTTCACCAAGGCGGCCCGAAAGGATGCGGAAAAGCTGCTTTCAGCCGGATTGAAGCCCAAGGCGGAGCTGCTTATCGCGATATTGCGAGAGGATCCGTTCCAATCCCCTCACCCTTTTGAGAAGCTGGTGGGCAGTCTTTCGGGCGCGTATTCTCGGCGCATCAATATATGCCACCGTCTCGTCTACCAAGTGATCGAGACGGAGCGCACGGTGAAGGTGCTTCGCATGTGGAGCCATTACGAGTAG